GAAGAATTCACCGATGATCTAACAGGCCTTAAAAACGAACTCCAGAAAATAGAAAACTATCTTTTTCAAATGCAAGAGATTGATATACGGAGAATGAAGGAGCTCGCACCGGGTCTTACCGACGACAATATATATCTCATTGCCAATAAATTTTTCCAAAGCAATCCTGAGGCATTAAAGGATTTTGTGCGTGCCGAAGTTTATTTAAGAACGTCACTCCCGATGATTGGCCTCCTTGCCCGGATGCTTTGTGATTATGCCACCCGGTACAGAAATGATATGTGGATCAGACGGCTTGGCACGGAATTAGCTTATTTAGATAATCGGGCAAAGCATGGTTCCGAATTCTTGGAACTCAATATGGAGATATTTTTTATCAAGAATTTAGGGATTAATCAAAGGAGTAAATCATGAAAGATAACAATCTGGAGAAACTGAAAGCCATAGAGGCGGAGCGTCACGATCTGATCAGTAAATTACAGAAGATTGAAGAGAAAAAGGGCAGTGTCAGCCATGAAGTTTATCTCAAGGTGAAGACGGATTACGAGACCAAATTAAAAAAGTTAGATGAGGCACTCGCGGCGAATAAAGAACTGGTAAAGATGGAGATAGAACGACTCAACGGGGAGAAAGCCGGGCTTTTGCAACAACAGAAGGAGTTGAAACTCCAGTTGGAGGAGATAGAGTTGCGTTACGCTATTGGCGAGTATAGCGAAGAAAAATTTCAGGAACTCACAGGCGAAAGTCGGGAAAGATTAAATGGAGTGGAAGGGCGGCTAAGGGAAATAGAAAATCGGGTAAATTGGTTCCAGTCGATAATTGGGGAGAAGGAGTTAGAAGTTAGTGAGGTTAAGGAAGAGGTTTCACCACCACCTCAAGAAACGAAGATTGAGGAACTGACGATTGATGAACATATTCTGGAAGAAAAATTGCCTGAGGAAGTGAAAAAGCTTGATGAATTACTCATCGAAACCAATGCCCTTCTGGAATCGGCAGAGGAAGAAAAAAGTAAACCCAAAAAAGAAGAAGGAATTGCCTGCCCCAAATGCGGTTTTCTCAACCCACCGGATTCTTGGTATTGTGAGAAATGCGGGGCAGAGATACTCACGATCTAATCGAAGGCTATGGTTTATAATCACCAACTCATTGAGCGCAAATGGCAAAAATACTGGTTAGATAATAAACTATTTGCAACCAACGAAAATCCCCAAAAAAAATATTATGACCTGGTGATGTTTGCTTATCCTTCCGGTGATATCCATATGGGGCATTGTAAAAATTATGTGATCGGCGATGTGATTGCCCGGTACAAAAGGCGGACTGGATATGATGTGCTACACCCATTTGGCTGGGATGCTTTTGGTTTGCCTGCGGAGAATCGGGCGATTGAGGTTGGCATCCATCCGCGTGAGTGGACAATGAATAATATCCGGATATCGGATGAATCATTGAAGATGCTCGGGATAAGTTACGATTGGGACCGCGAGATTATTACCTGTCTGCCGGACTATTATAAATGGACTCAGTGGATGTTTTTGTTGATGTATAAGCGGGGACTGGCATACAAAAAGGAGGCTTATGTCAACTGGTGCCCGGGTTGTCAGACAGTTTTGGCGAATGAACAGGTAGTGGACGGGCACTGTTATCGTTCTAACTGTAAGGCACCGATTGAACGACGGAAATTGAATCAGTGGTTTTTCAAGATTACGGAGTATGCTGAGCGCTTGCTGAAGGATCTGGACCGCCTTACCGGTTGGCCGGAGCGGGTAAAACAGATGCAACGGAATTGGATTGGTCGGAGTGAAGGCACAAATATTTTATTTCCCGTAAAAGGTGGAGATCTGAAACTTGAGGTATTTACAACCCGTGCTGACACAATATTTGGAGTTACTTTTCTCTCAGTTGCTCCAGAAAGTCCTGTGCTCGACCAGCTGCTTAAAATTGCACCTTTCCAGAACGAAATTCAGAATTACATTCTGGAGGCTTCACGGCGGAGTATTATCGAACGGGCAGAAAGAGAAAAAGATGGTGTTTTTACTGGTCTGTACGCCATTAATCCTGTTAATGGCCGGGAAGTGCCGATTTATGTTGCGGATTATGTTCTCGGGGAATATGGTAGTGGGGTGGTGATGGGGGTTCCTGCACACGATTCTCGCGATTTTCAATTCGCCCGGAAATATAACCTGCCGATAGAGGTGGTAATCAGACCCACGGACGGAGAATTAGATCCGGAAACGATGGTTGATGCCTTTGTAGACTACGGGATAATGGTGAATTCCGGAGAGTTCACCGGTTTGACCTCTGCCCAGGGAATTGAGGCGGTCACCGATTTTTTGAGTAAAAAGAATATGGGAGGCAAGGCGGTAAACTATCGGATTAAAGACTGGCTCATCTCCCGGCAGCGTTACTGGGGTGCACCTATTCCCATAATTTATTGCGAAAAGTGTGGTATTGTTCCGGTTCCAGAAGAAGACTTACCTGTACTGCTACCCGAAAATATTAAAGATTACATTCCAAGGGGGAAATCACCCCTGGCAGCGGTTGAGGAATACATAAATACCTATTGTCCGCAATGTCGGCAGCCTGCAAAACGGGATCCCGATACCATGGATACTTTTGTTTGTTCTTCTTGGTACTTTTTACGATATTTGGATCCCCGGAATGATAAAGAATTCTGTTCAATGGAGAATGCCCGGAAATGGCTTCCCATTGATCAGTATATCGGTGGTATTGAACATGCCACTGGTCATTTGATCTATTTTCGATTTTTCACAAAGGTTCTCTACGATGCGGGATATATCCCGGTAGATGAACCGGCAGTTAATCTGTTTACTCAGGGTATGGTGCTGAGAAATGGGGAGGTTATGTCCAAGTCCAAAGGCAACGCTGTCCCGGTTGGCCCCTTTGTTGAGAAATACGGGGCAGATGTTGCTCGGCTCACAATTCTTTTTGCGGCCCCTCCGGAACGAGATATGGAATGGAGTGATGAAGGGGTTACTGGTGCTCAGAGATTTATCGACCGGCTATACCGACTGGTTATTGAGAATAAACAGACAGTAGTAGAAAAAGTATCTCTTCCCCCCGAGCATGATTCTCAGAAAGGACTATATATCAAGATCAATCAAACGATCAAACGGGTGACCGAAGACTTAGAAAATTTTAAGTTCAATACCGCAATTGCTTGTCTCTGGGAATTGTTAAACGAGCTATATCAGTATAATCCGCGGGATGAATACTTCGGATACGGTTTGTATGTGCTGATCAATTTGATTTCGCCTTTTGCCCCCCACCTTGCTGATGAACTCTGGTCCCAGATAGGGAAGAGCGGGAGTTTGCTCACCGAAGGTTGGCTACAATACGATCCTCATTATCTCAGGAGTGAGGAGATGACGGTTGTACTCCAGGTGAACGGCAAAGTCCGGGGTCATATTGTGGTACCGGTCGATTGCGATGCAGAGAAGATCAAAACCCTGGCTTTGGCCGATGAAAGAATAAAGCGCCATACCGACAATAAACAAATAAAAAAAATAATCTATGTACCCGGGAAACTCATCAATATCGTCGTTTAACTTCTGCGGGTGCATAAATGTAATAGGGAGGAAATTATGAAAAAACCAAAAAAGAGAGTCACGATAAAGATGCTGATGATAGATATTTTAAAAAGAAGCAAAACGCCGCTCCACTATCGCGAAATTACCAAACGGCTCATTGCTCGGGGTTATAAATTCCACCGCAAAGAGCCTGAGCGTTCAGTCTATATCACCATTAAACGCAATCCGCAACTCTTCAAAAAGGTTAAGCCGGCGACGTTCGCTTTGAAGACGAAATGAAAAGAGGGGGCGTACGCCCCCTCTTTTCATTTTTTATTCTTTTGTTCTCCGTCCTTCTTCTCTTCGCCCTTCAATTTTTCTGCATATTCTTTCAATTTCTTCTCTACCAGATAATTAATGGTATTTTTTTCATAGCCAGTTTTCGTCTTCCGACCCGCTTTCATTCCGGTCAGTATTTCAATGCCTTCATCAATCGTTTTTATCGCATAAATGTGAAACTTTTTTCTTTTCACTGCATCTACGATTTCTTGCTTCAACATCAGATCGTTGACATTTGCACGCGGAATGATAACACCCTGTTCGCCGGTTAAACCCTTTGCTTTACAGACCTCGTAGAAACCTTCAATCTTTTCGTTTACACCCCCAATGGGTTGAATCTCGCCGTTCTGATTTACCGAACCAGTGACTGCAATCCCTTGTTTTATCGGTACTCCTGAAAGTGCTGAGAGGATGGCATATATTTCCGCGCTCGATGCAGAGTCGCCATCGATTTCACTATAGGACTGCTCAAAACCTAAAGTGGCATCCATGGAGAGGGGTCGTTCCTGGGCATAACGTGCGCGCAAAAAGCCGGAGATTATTAATACACCTTTATTAAAAGTCCGTCCAGCGAGATTGGCTTCTCTTTCAATATTTATTATCCCAGCCCGTCCTACTGAGGTCTTGGCGGTAATCTTGGTTGGCCGGCCAAATGTATAATCACCCAGCTGATAAATCGAAAGGCCGTTTACCTGTCCCACAGCCTTCCCCTTGGTTTGAATCATCAATATGTCTTTTTTAATCAACTCTTGAATTTTCTCTTCATATTTATTAACCCGCTTGCGCCAGCCTTCTATCGCCTTTTCAATATCCTCGGTATCAACCGTAGTACTTTTGCGCTGCCTTGCCCAGTAATCTGCCTCGCGGATGATATCAGCAATCAGATGAAAGCGGGTGGTAATTTTATCTTTCCGACCCGCGAGCCGCACCCCATATTCAATGATATCCGCAATTGCCTCTTTGGTAAAGGGCAGAAGATTTTCGCTATGGCAGATAGATTTTATAAAAGAAGCATAATTATTGATGTTTTTGACATCCTTTTCCATTTCAGTATCAAAATCCGCTTTAACCTTGAAAATCGTCTTGAAATCCTCATCTCCGTAATACAAAAGATAGTATAACCATTCATTGCCAATCATGACCACCTTTACATCCACACTTATCGGTTCAGGTTTTAGGGCTGAGGTGGAGAGAATGTAGAAAGGATCAAAGACTTGAATGTCAACAACTCCATTGCGTAGGGCCCTTTTGAGAGTGGACCAGACACCGGGTTCGATTAAGGCATCGAAGGCATTCAGCACTAAGTAGCCACCATTGGCGCGGAGAAAGGAACCAGCCTTGATATTGAGAAAATCGCTGGTGAAGACTCCAGGGGTTGGTGAATACCTTTCGATCGTGCCGAAAAGATTTTTGAAATTAGGGGCAGTTTCAAAGATGATGGGTACACTTTTCGTTTCAGAATTGTCGACAAGGAGGTTAACTTCAAAAGCCCGGAATTCGTCATGCTTTGATTCTTTACGAAGGAAGCGTTCAATGTTGGTTATGATTTCTGCCAGGACTTCATCCAGATATTCATCGACCTTTTTATCTTCAAATTTCTTTCTTATTTCATCAATAAGATGACTCACCATCGGTTTTACCATCCATTCATTTAAGCGGGAAATTTCATCGTTTAGTTTGTCCTGATTCTCCTTGGTTCGTGCATAGATCGTGCTCATTTCTTTTTCTAGTTCTTCCAGATCCTGTTTGATTTGCTCCAAACGCTCAGAAGAGAGTTTACCTTCTTTGATCAATTCATCTAGTTCTTCAAAATTTCTCGGCTTCTCATCAACGATGGGTAAGATTGCCGGGCGTACAAAAGGTCCCATTTGGACCTGGACGAGTTTAAATCCTTTTTCTTCAACCTTTTTTTCAAATTCGCTGATCATACGTTGCTGTTCCAATTCGAATTTTCTCACAATCTTTTCGCGACGTTTTTGATATTCTTCGCTCGCAAAAAGCTGGGGAATATTCGTTTTAAGTTGGTGGATCAACCGTGCCATTTCATCCCGGAATTGTCTACCTTTCCCGGCATCAAGAACAATGAGTTTTGGTAAATCCGGATTTTTGAAGTTATTCACATATAACAAATCCTTGAGTTGTCCTTTTTTGGTTTTTAACTCTTCTAACAGCTTGGTGATTGCGGTCGTTCTTCCAGTTCCTACTGGTCCGGTGACGAAGATATTGTAGCCAGGGTATTTCACGTTCAGACCCAGTTTTAAGGCTTCGATCGCCCTGGGTTGACCGATTATACCTTCGCAGAGTGCAAGTTCATCTGGAGATTTAAATTTTAGCAATTCAGGGGTACACTGCCAGCGTAATTGTTCGGGTTTAAGTTCCAATTTTTTCATCGGGCTCCTCCTTTGAAAAAATCAGCAAAAATTTGCCTTTTAAAATTGCCACAAGGTATTATATGCAAAATCATCCTGTGAGTCAACAATTCCTGAGATCTTTCTACTTTTCCCTTTTTAAGGGGTTTTGAAATTTCCCAGAATATGGATAGGGTTTAACAAAAATTGCCGAATCATCTCCGCATTTTTATAAGATGGTTGGTTGTATTGACAGCGTTTGCTCTGCAATAATCAATGTCGAGCAAACTCGACAAATGATTATCTGCAATAACAGACCTTGATTTGCAAATATTTAAAAGGTCGTGGCTTTCGCCTTGGAAAAATAAAAAATGCAAACATGGAGTTTTTCTTTACCGCTGATCACCCATAGCCAGTTAAAGAGGTGAAAGATAATTTGAAAAAGTGAAGAGGACCCAGCAACAATTGGTATTGACTTTTGGGCGGGGCTGATTATACTTTTACTATAAAGAAAGGGGGTATCATGCGTCGTTGGTTGTTTTTACTGTTTGTTGCGGTGCCCTTCTTGTCCGCTCAGACAATGGTGGTGCGGGTCTATGGGAAATGGTCGGATCTTGCCCGGATATCACCCAAGTACCATCTGGATATCGCCACCGGAAGAGCGAATGAGTGGTATGAT
The nucleotide sequence above comes from candidate division WOR-3 bacterium. Encoded proteins:
- a CDS encoding HTH domain-containing protein, with translation MKKPKKRVTIKMLMIDILKRSKTPLHYREITKRLIARGYKFHRKEPERSVYITIKRNPQLFKKVKPATFALKTK
- the leuS gene encoding leucine--tRNA ligase, with protein sequence MVYNHQLIERKWQKYWLDNKLFATNENPQKKYYDLVMFAYPSGDIHMGHCKNYVIGDVIARYKRRTGYDVLHPFGWDAFGLPAENRAIEVGIHPREWTMNNIRISDESLKMLGISYDWDREIITCLPDYYKWTQWMFLLMYKRGLAYKKEAYVNWCPGCQTVLANEQVVDGHCYRSNCKAPIERRKLNQWFFKITEYAERLLKDLDRLTGWPERVKQMQRNWIGRSEGTNILFPVKGGDLKLEVFTTRADTIFGVTFLSVAPESPVLDQLLKIAPFQNEIQNYILEASRRSIIERAEREKDGVFTGLYAINPVNGREVPIYVADYVLGEYGSGVVMGVPAHDSRDFQFARKYNLPIEVVIRPTDGELDPETMVDAFVDYGIMVNSGEFTGLTSAQGIEAVTDFLSKKNMGGKAVNYRIKDWLISRQRYWGAPIPIIYCEKCGIVPVPEEDLPVLLPENIKDYIPRGKSPLAAVEEYINTYCPQCRQPAKRDPDTMDTFVCSSWYFLRYLDPRNDKEFCSMENARKWLPIDQYIGGIEHATGHLIYFRFFTKVLYDAGYIPVDEPAVNLFTQGMVLRNGEVMSKSKGNAVPVGPFVEKYGADVARLTILFAAPPERDMEWSDEGVTGAQRFIDRLYRLVIENKQTVVEKVSLPPEHDSQKGLYIKINQTIKRVTEDLENFKFNTAIACLWELLNELYQYNPRDEYFGYGLYVLINLISPFAPHLADELWSQIGKSGSLLTEGWLQYDPHYLRSEEMTVVLQVNGKVRGHIVVPVDCDAEKIKTLALADERIKRHTDNKQIKKIIYVPGKLINIVV
- a CDS encoding ATP-binding protein, encoding MKKLELKPEQLRWQCTPELLKFKSPDELALCEGIIGQPRAIEALKLGLNVKYPGYNIFVTGPVGTGRTTAITKLLEELKTKKGQLKDLLYVNNFKNPDLPKLIVLDAGKGRQFRDEMARLIHQLKTNIPQLFASEEYQKRREKIVRKFELEQQRMISEFEKKVEEKGFKLVQVQMGPFVRPAILPIVDEKPRNFEELDELIKEGKLSSERLEQIKQDLEELEKEMSTIYARTKENQDKLNDEISRLNEWMVKPMVSHLIDEIRKKFEDKKVDEYLDEVLAEIITNIERFLRKESKHDEFRAFEVNLLVDNSETKSVPIIFETAPNFKNLFGTIERYSPTPGVFTSDFLNIKAGSFLRANGGYLVLNAFDALIEPGVWSTLKRALRNGVVDIQVFDPFYILSTSALKPEPISVDVKVVMIGNEWLYYLLYYGDEDFKTIFKVKADFDTEMEKDVKNINNYASFIKSICHSENLLPFTKEAIADIIEYGVRLAGRKDKITTRFHLIADIIREADYWARQRKSTTVDTEDIEKAIEGWRKRVNKYEEKIQELIKKDILMIQTKGKAVGQVNGLSIYQLGDYTFGRPTKITAKTSVGRAGIINIEREANLAGRTFNKGVLIISGFLRARYAQERPLSMDATLGFEQSYSEIDGDSASSAEIYAILSALSGVPIKQGIAVTGSVNQNGEIQPIGGVNEKIEGFYEVCKAKGLTGEQGVIIPRANVNDLMLKQEIVDAVKRKKFHIYAIKTIDEGIEILTGMKAGRKTKTGYEKNTINYLVEKKLKEYAEKLKGEEKKDGEQKNKK